ACCGCCTGGCTGTGCCCGCCTTCGCCCAGCGGGACCGTTTCCACCGCTTCCAGCCCACCTACCCGTACCTGCAGCACGAGATCGATCTGCCGCCCACCATCTCGCTGTCGGACGGGGAGGAGCCCCCGCCCTACCAGGGCCCCTGCACGCTCCAGCTGCGGGACCCCGAGCAGCAGCTGGAGCTGAACCGGGAGTCGGTGCGCGCACCCCCGAACAGAACCATCTTCGACAGCGACCTGATGGAAAGTGCCATGCTGGGCGGCCCCTGCCCCCCCAGCAGTAACTCGGGCATCAGCGCCACGTGCTACGGGGGCGGTGGGCGCATGGAGGGACCGCCCCCCACCTACAGCGAGGTCATCGGCCACTACCCCGGCGCCTCCACCTTCCAGCACCAGCAGAGCAGCGGGCCGGCCTCCTTGCTGGAGGGCACCCGGCTGCACCCCGCACACATCGCCCCCCTGGAGAGCACAGCGGCCTGGAGCAAAGAGAAGGATAAACAGAAGGGACACCCCCTCTAGGAGTCCCGAGGGCGGGCCGGGGCCGCAGTAGGTAAAACCGCAAATCACTCCgcacttcttgaaagaaaagagagaggaggccGGGGCGACACACAGAAAATGCGACGCGTAACcatcctcctcccccctcccccacctctctgtGTATAAATATTTACGTGTTCTGTCTGGTCTGAATGCACAAGCTAAGAaagcttgcaaaaaaaaaaaaagcaaaaaaaaaaaaaacacaccccaCGTTTCTTTGTTGAGCTGTGtcttgaaggcaaaagaaaaaaaaatattctacacTAGTCTTTTCTGTTTCTAGTTGAGCTGCGTGCGTGAATGCttactttcttttgtttgtttatgatgATTTCACTTAACTTTAAAGACATATTTGCACAAAACCTTTGTTTAAAGATctgcaatattatatatataaatatatataaaataagagaaaCTGTATGTGCGAGGGCAGGAGTATTTTTGTATTAGAAGAGGcctattacaaaaaaaaagttgttttctgaactaggagagaaaaaaaaatggcaattttTGAGTGCCAACTGAGAAAGTGTGTATTAccttgtaaagaaaaaaaaaactacaaagcaGGGGTTTAgagttatttatataaatgttgaGCTTTTgcactattttttaatataaatatgtcaGTGCTTGTTCGATGGAAACTTCTATCCACGTGTGTCAAGACTTTTAAGGGAGAAATGTCGGGATTTCCCAGTCGACTTCAGGCAGAGCGTGGGCTCCACGCTGGGCTGGAGAGAGGCTTCCCAGGGCTGACCTCCTGCACAGTGGAAGCTTTCATCTAGTGATAGGTTATTACCTCGGTCTACATTCCCTCCTGAAGGAGACGTGTTTAGCCCTCCTCTGGGCCACGACAGCCTTTGGATCGCAAATGAAATAGGAAAAGTTAACTTCAGGCCCCAAGTTCCAGGAAGGTGGGCTTTGCTCTTCCCGAAATGAAGATTAACTGTTACTGAAGGAAtcttagtttgtttgttttttttctctcttcttttttgaacCATGAAGGTCCCCATAGGAAGGGGCTCGCCAAGGTGCTCCCTGCCTGCATCGCCAGGGCCCTGCCAGAGGCAGTTAGGTGGCTCAGGCATGCCGGATACTTTGGCAGTTCAGTGGCCCCACACTGCGCCAGCTGAGGTGGGTGCAGCCTGCTGGCATGTAGGAAAGGCCCAAAGGACTAGCCGCGTGACCTCACCCCTGTCTTTATATCGGTTCTCACGTAACAGGCCCATAACCAGAAGACCAGAGACGAAAGAGCGGTATGCCCAGGTTTCTCCCAGGACACTGCGAAAGGGTGAAAACGAGAATAACCGTCAAACCAACACAGACTCAAGCTTTAGGATGTAGAAGCAGaattcttccccttctcctctcttttcGCATTTCATTCCCTTCCCCGTGGAAACCATCGTTTTTGgtgtctttgtgtgtctgtgttttcacAAGCGTCTTTGTCAGACACAACTCTTGTTTACCAGGATTTTACCGCTTAGATATTGGTGGGACCCCTCGCTGGTGGCGTGCGTGTGTGCAGATGGAGATGATGGGGAGAGAGTTGAGCAAATGAGAGTCCTTCCTGCCACCAAGGACGGGCTCATATTCCATGGGGTGACGCCCCCGGcaagagagtagccccccaccccgcccgcccGTCCTGCAGAGGTGTCTCTTCATTTTCAACAGAATCCCAACTAGCCGGTTGACAGAAAAGGATAAGAGGCAATAACTATTGTTTTAAACAACCTTTTTTATTACTTGAAAAACTTGAGAACAGTTTTGAAGTTCTGACCATTTGAACTATTTCTATCATGTACCTTTTAAGAACATGGTGACCAATAGGTGACCGAGGTGTCTGAGTGCCTGCTCACCAGCCTGTCAGAAAGTTCTGGTCCCTTGAAAATAAAACCTGCCTCTCTGTGGGGTCTTCAGCCtaacctctgcctctctctctcaaaGATTCTTTGTAAAGGTCATTCATGCAGAGACATCCCTAGAGTTTGTCCTGAAAGGTACAGGGACacatttataaagtttttaaaaaaaacgtATCTTTCCTTTATGTGAAGCATCTCCCTAGTGCCTTACTGAGGAAGCGGTTGACCCTCCTGTCCTCAGGCAGCAGCGTTCCTGGACAGTGCCCCTACTCACCTGGGCCTGCCTTCCCACTCGTGGGCGACAGAGGTGACTGCTTTAAAAACACACCCATCACCCTCGTGCGTGTCCCACCcgccctccctccaccctggcTGTGCCTCCCTTGGGCAGGCCACCCCTCCAGCCTCCTGTCTGTACTTAACTCCCATCTGGGTCAAAAAACCTAGATGCGGACCTTGTTATTAGCGTTAGATGAAGGCCAGACCGAGGTGTCCCCAAGGTCCCCCTGAGGTCCTTCCTCTTGAGCCAAAACTTGCATCTTGTtgctggggttgggggcgggggaggtgtgGTCTGCATTTGCCAGATGGTCGACGAATTAGAAAAGGAAGCAGGGGAGGGGGTTACTGACTTCAGCTGGCTTGAGGGCAGAGCATCCCCCTCCTTGTGCCCCAGTATTGCAGTCCAGTCCTCAATGCCACAGCATCATGCCTGGGCTCCGTGCCCAGCAGACGACAGTTGCAGAAGTTCACGGTGGAGCAACTTGTCGGGGCCAGGGCACCTCCCAAGAAGACTACGGGTGTGTTTCTGCAGAGCTCTTGGTTTCCCTGCCGAACCCGGAGCCCTGAGGATACATCCTTCCTCTTGGTGTTGGCAGTCATGCTCTTATTCTTGAAAAGCCTTTGAGCATCCCTTGGGAGGGCCCCCTTTTCCAGGAGAAGGTGGAAGGGGAGGGGTGCTCGGCAGTGGCTGGTTGGAGGGGGACCAGGCTGGGCTCAGAGAAGGTGGCGGAGCTCAGCTTTTTCTACTCGCGTTATTTCCCTGTTTGTCCATCATCACGTTTCCTCTGGAGGAAAACTTTCCCCCGCAAAGCCCAGGTCTACACAGACGGCCTTAGCAGAGTGCACTCAGAGCCGTCCGCGTCCTCACGTTTTTGCCAGGAGCTGAAAGTGACTCCCCTCCACGTCTAGCGAACACCGGGGCAGGCTGAGGACCGAACCCATTCCCCTCCTTGTCTGTCTGCTCTGTGAGTTGTACgtttcagagaattttttttttccctacatgcAACACCAAGCTTCCAGATCCATAAAACATCCCGgtgataaaggagagaaaaatattttgttcagtttGGTTTTCCGGAAACTGCACTTCAAATTTTGCTGTACTATAGAGCTCAGAAGGACCCGCTGCGCCCTCATTTGCCTGCCTGATTCCACGGTGGTTGTGCTGATGGCGACGCTTTTACGTTGCTCCCTTGGTGTTGGAACCGCTCTCTTTTACAGCCCCGTTTCCCGAGTTCTGTTCAAGTTACATGTGTGTAAACTCCGTGGCACGCTGGGTGCAGTGCCCACGTTGCTGCTGCGTAAGACTCTGTATTTGGATGCCAATCCACAGGCCTGATGAAATCGCTTGTTGTGTATCAGTAATCATTAGTGGCAATGATGACATTCTGAAAAGCTGCAATACTTATACAATAAATTTTACAATTCTTTggagccaggctcttctgctttCTTGAACTGCGATGCTTTCCCCTGTCCCCTCTGCTGCCCTCAGCACCAAATCCTGGGTGCCTTTCGAGGGCAGGAAGCACATTCCTCGGAGCTGTTGTGTGGCCTTGAGCAATTCCATCAACCTCTCTGTTTTAGTTCAGGCAGCATTCAGGGCGCTCAGTGAAAGCACTTGCACAGGCAGGCATTGGGTCTCATGGGGGTAAAGAGTTTGCAAAACATTGTATATTTCCTCTTGGGGTATCATCTGCCAGGAAGTGATGAAAACTGATAAGGGATGCAAGAAACTGTCTCAGGTGGGGCTCTTCCCAGAGGTGTGTACTTGTGTGAAGATACGTATCAAGGTTGTGCTCCCAAGGGAGACAATGAAGGGAGTCAGGaaaagggcagagggagaagttgTGCAAGGAGGACTGTTTTAGGCAAAGCCCCAGCCTCAGGCTGATCTCCAGGGAATCTGTGGGAAGCTCTGAGATGCGTATccatgccccctccccccaggagaGGCAGTCTCTCAGATGCCCTGGTTCTTCCTGCCTAAGAGAGGGGGCAGAAAGGGGTCCCCCAGGTCCCAGGGTGGCCCCCTGAAGACGTTTCCAGGTGCAGACCCTTAGCAGCCACTCGTGGAAGCAGGGATGACATGCCAGAGGGTCTGGGTGAGGCAGTGCCCACTACACTTACTGTTcttatacttccctggtggtgcagatggtaaagaatctgcccacaatgtgggtggacccaggttcgattccctggagaagggaatggcaacatgctccagtattcttgcctggaaaattccatggacagaggagcctggcgcgctatagtccatggggttgcaaagagtcagacacaactgagcaactaacacttttcatgtCTGGtcaaagttgtttttctttttttctaatctgCCAAAACTGAGTTGATCTCCAGGGATGAACACTTTGGCCTCATTCCAGGGTTTTGTAATCTTCTGGGCCATAGAGCCCTATGATCAGAACACACCTCTGCCTTACCTGTTCCCCTTATCTAGTGAAGATAAGCCTCAGATTATAAAGAACTGGGGAGACACCAAGAGAGCTCATTACTCTCGGCTGGTGAGAGTGGGGACCACGGTGCTGTGCCCAGCCCAGCTCTGGAACCCAAGTGCCTCTCACTGGTGGCCACTCCCCTTGCTGACCCTCGGTCACCTGGTCTGCAGAATGGGTTAACAGCAGTGCTTGTGAGGCGGGGTCTGATTGGATAATGCCAAAGGGTGCCTGGCAGACGTTAAGTATTAGCCACTTATTAATAACAGGCTCTCTGGGACAGTTTTCATAATACTTAATATCCCTTGAAGTTTCTGGATTAGTTTTCAGGTCCCAAGCACACAGACAACACCACCTCCCCAAGCCGTAGTGTCAGAGGAGAGCTTGTCCCCCGCCTGAGAGGGGAGTCATGAGTTCTAACCAAAAAGATGACACCTCTCCCCACTTTGAGTTTAGCTAAAGCAGACATTGTTGTATTGGCCCAATAATGGCTGAAACCACTATAACTGTTCCTTAccgaaaggcttcccaggtggctcagtggtaaagaatctgcctgccacgcaggagacctggattcgatccctgggtcaggaagatcccctggagaaagaaatggcaacccactccaatattcttgcctggagagaccCATGGACAAAAGAATAGGTCTACAGcctatggtgtcacaaaagaatcggacacaacaaTACTTACTGAGCATCTACAAGCTGCCAAGCATGATGCTAGGATCTGAGTGAAGGGGGCAGCTCCACCTTGCACTCATTGCCCTTCGGCccctgcaaaaagaaaaagaaaaaaaaaaaaaaagcattttctgaGCCCTGCTGGGGCCTGCCAGTGCATCAGACCCAACCCTGAACTCAGTGAGACAGAGTCACAGCCTGGGATGGCTCAGTACAGTGAGGACAAGAAGACTGGGCTGTCTGGAGCCAGGAGAGGTTTATGAAGGCTGGATTTGGAGTTTAGGGACATGAGAAAGGAAGCCCAGGATGGTAGGGACCAAACCAGGTGACGGCATGAACAGAGGCAGCAAGGGGATTCACCAGGCAACGTGACGCCTTGGAAGGGGGGAGGCTGAGCAGGGGCAGGGTGGAAGTGGGGGCACAGAGAAATCCGGCAGGGTTAGCAACACCAGGTGGACCACGTGACCAAGAGAGGCGTGAAAGTTTCATTCAGAGACAATCTGATTAGCAGATATTTCACACCTTCCGTGAGCCAGGGACACTGGGTGACAAGACACATCCTGCCCTCTGCAGCCCCAAGGCTGGTGTGTGCTGCAAGAAACAGGAGGAGCCCCTCCCTGGCCTCCAGCAGGTCTCACATTGACTTGGGATGGGGCGGGGGCAGGCAATGGGCCCTCCTGGAGACTGGAGCCTTAGCAGTTACCTAAAAATCAAGTCAACTGGTCACCTCATCACCCACCATCCTCATGACCCAaaaagcaaagtcgctcagtcgtgtctgactctttgcgaccccatggactgtagctcaccaggctcctctgtccatgggatggtccaggcaagaatactggagtgggttgccgtttccttctccaggggatcttcctgacccagggatcaaacccagatctcccgcattgcaggcagacactttaccctctgagccaccagggaagccgcataACCCAAAGCCAGTGCCTTCTACCCTACTATGATCCATGGATCAAATCCCCATCTGCCTGGTTttgtaataacattttattggcacacagtCATATCAGTCTAGTTATGTatcatctatggctgcttttgtgcaATAATGAAAAAATTGACGAGTTGCTACAGAGACTAAATGGTCCACagtgcctaaaatatttactatttggcccATTACAGGAAAGTTTTCAGTCTCTGCTTTAGAACATCACATGGCTGCAGCTCCAGGCATCACACTCAAAGGTAAAAAAGAATCCCATTCTTCTTTGCAtcttattaaaaaacataaagctAAACATAAGCCTTATTTTTATAACACTTTTATGTTGatggaaaaactgataaaatagtAGAGTTTCCATACATCCAGCTTcacctattattaacatcttgtaCCAACGTGGTGTATTTGCTACAGTTATTAATGAATGTTGATATACTATCATTAACTAAAGTCTAAACttcattcagatttccttagctTTTCCATACCATGCTTTTCCTGGTCCAGGATTCCACCCGGGGCACCGCATGACTTTTACTCATCATGTCTCCTCAGGCTCCTCGTGGCTGTGACAGTGCCTCAGACTGTCCTTGTTTTTGAGGACCTTGTCAGTTTGGAGTGCTAGTCAGGTATTTTGTAGGATGTCTGATGTATCAGAATTTgactgatgtttttctcatggtttAGACTGGGGTGAtggttttttggggggaggaagACTCCAGAGGTAAAGTGCCCTTCTCATCACATCCTATCAAGGGTCacacattttcaaagaaatggtACTTAGGTCAGCACCATTTCCCCCAACCCCTTGGTCACACATTTCCAAAGATACTCAGGTCAGCACCATTTCCCCAAACCCATTTCCCTGAAGCTGTGACACACATTTTCAGATAGTTACATTGTCTTGCTGCATTCTTCCATCCTGAGATCCTCTGACCTCCTAAATGCTTTTTTAATTCACGTACCTCAAGATTCATTCTTTCTATTATTGTCAAGTTTTGATACATGCATGGTGTCATGTATCCACCAGTACAGTATCATACACAAGAGATTCACTGTATTGAAAAATTCCCCTAGGCTTCTTTGACCTGTtccaccacccaccccccaagGTCCTGCAGACATGGGTTGTTTTATGAACCTGAATCCTAGTTTCCTCTGGGAAACAGGCCTGGGCAGTGAGTCAGTGAGTCCTGTCCCCTCACTGAGAACCCCCCTTATCATCTGTAACAGGTGAAGTTATAGTTCTTTtaaattgtgtatattttacatttttaatcaaaGGAAAGCAACAAGTCCAAAGCGATGGCCCATGCTCCATCTTTCCCAAACTCACAGCCCAGTTCTTGGAGGTGATGACAGTCCTTAGACCTCTTCCTTCTGAGAATGACCACTTCATCATCAAAACAATAATCTTCTACCTCTAAGTCTGTGATTTTCCAAAGTCTAGACATTGCCTCCTGGCTTCTTGCTTTGACAGACGAGGATCTAACACATGGACACATCTCCCCATTTCGCAATAAAGAAATGTTCTCATTTTGGGTTCCTTTTATGATTGTCTTTGTGACTTGAACTACTGTTATCTACACTATTTTGTGCTCCCTCTAAGGGGACAGGGTCTCTGGACGCCCCACCTGGCAAGTTGAGACTGTGCTGCCGCTGGCCTGGTCTTTAGCTCACCCCCTCTTCCCAATCTTCTTTCACCTCCTTTCTCCCTGACTTCTCTCCATTTTTACCTCCAACTTATCAAGACAAGTGACATTTCTATTCTGCCCTCTATCATAATTCAGTCCTCTGTGCTTTATCTGTGAGCTGAtcctaaaactgaaactcagtaAATGCTCTTTACATTGTTGTGACTACGTGTATATTGCTCATTGTGTTGCAAAGTCTCATTCAGTAAAAAGaactgttttgttattttttattacaaagaGCTATGGACTAAATTTTGTCCCTCACCTCCAAATTCAAATATTGAGCCCCtagtaggactgattttgaagctgaaactccaatactttggccacctgatgcgaagagctgactcattggaaaagaccctgatgctgggaaagattgagggcaggaggagaaggggacaacagaagatgagaaggttggatggtgtcaccgactcaatggacatcaacttgaacaaactccaggagatggtgagggacagggaagcctggtgtgctgcagtccatggggtcacaactgagcaactgaacaaaaccaACCCCGAGATGAGGCCTTTGAGATGCAGTTAGGTTTAGGTGAGATGGTGACTGTGGATCTCCCAGGATGAGATTAGTGTCCTTGTGAGaagagccatttccttctccaggggatcttcccgacccagggatcaaaccccggtctcccacattgcaagcagatgctttaccctctgagccaccagggaagcccaagaagagacaccagagaactccctCAAGCTCCCACCTCCTGTTCTCtctacttctttctctctcattcaaTCTTCCAAGGACAGAGTTGGAAAGCAGTCATGTGTCAGCCAAGCAGAGAGTTCTCACCAGAACACAACCAGGTCGGCACActaatctcagacttccagcctccagcactgtgagaaaacaaatttcagttCTTTAAGCACCTCCTCTCCACCattcctttgtatattttgttatggcagccccagagGACAAGACATACAAGCAATCCACATTTAttgtagaaaaaaattagaaaatatggaATACAAATCACCTATGTTTTGCTAAAAGATAATCCATACTCTCTCTAGGCACTTTTCTGTGTTATACGCAAtcacatgtatttaaaaatggAATCACACTCTAGTTTTATAAACATCTTTCTTTAATATAATATGAACA
This genomic interval from Cervus canadensis isolate Bull #8, Minnesota chromosome 10, ASM1932006v1, whole genome shotgun sequence contains the following:
- the PMEPA1 gene encoding protein TMEPAI isoform X2, with the protein product MSPARATANALCSRAWRSVSDPAPPSPEAPSAELEFVEITIIVVVVMVMVVVITCLLSHYKLSARSFIGRHSQGRRREDALSSEGCLWPSESTVSGNGIPEPQVYAPPRATDRLAVPAFAQRDRFHRFQPTYPYLQHEIDLPPTISLSDGEEPPPYQGPCTLQLRDPEQQLELNRESVRAPPNRTIFDSDLMESAMLGGPCPPSSNSGISATCYGGGGRMEGPPPTYSEVIGHYPGASTFQHQQSSGPASLLEGTRLHPAHIAPLESTAAWSKEKDKQKGHPL
- the PMEPA1 gene encoding protein TMEPAI isoform X1, with the translated sequence MHRLMGVNSTAAAAAAAGQPNVSCTCNCKRSLFQSMEITELEFVEITIIVVVVMVMVVVITCLLSHYKLSARSFIGRHSQGRRREDALSSEGCLWPSESTVSGNGIPEPQVYAPPRATDRLAVPAFAQRDRFHRFQPTYPYLQHEIDLPPTISLSDGEEPPPYQGPCTLQLRDPEQQLELNRESVRAPPNRTIFDSDLMESAMLGGPCPPSSNSGISATCYGGGGRMEGPPPTYSEVIGHYPGASTFQHQQSSGPASLLEGTRLHPAHIAPLESTAAWSKEKDKQKGHPL